One Glycine max cultivar Williams 82 chromosome 3, Glycine_max_v4.0, whole genome shotgun sequence DNA window includes the following coding sequences:
- the LOC100783652 gene encoding Bifunctional protein FolD 2-like, protein MATVIDGKAVAQTIRSEIADEVRQLSQKYGKVPGLAVVIVGNRKDSQSYVGMKRKACAELGIKSFDVDLPEQVSQAELIKQVHQLNANPDVHGILVQLPLPKHINEEEVLTEISLEKDVDGFHPLNIGKLAMKGRDPLFLPCTPKACIELLQRSGVSIKGKKAVVVGRSNIVGLPASLLLLKADATVTIIHSHTSQPESIIREADIVIAAAGQPMMIKGSWIKPGAAVIDVGTNAVDDPTKKSGYRLVGDVDFGEASKVAGWITPVPGGVGPMTVTMLLKNTLDGAKRYIEQNN, encoded by the exons ATGGCCACCGTAATCGACGGCAAAGCCGTTGCGCAAACCATCCGATCTGAAATCGCCGACGAGGTGCGCCAGCTCTCTCAAAAATACGGCAAG GTTCCGGGATTAGCGGTGGTGATAGTAGGGAACAGAAAAGATTCACAGAGCTATGTTGGAATGAAGAGAAAGGCATGCGCTGAATTGGGAATCAAATCCTTCGATGTGGACCTTCCCGAACAAGTCTCCCAAGCTGAACTAATCAAACAAGTTCACCAGTTGAATGCTAACCCTGACGTACATG GTATATTGGTTCAGCTCCCGTTGCCTAAGCACATAAATGAAGAGGAAGTTCTGACTGAAATCAGCCTTGAGAAGGATGTAGATGGTTTTCATCCTTTGAACATTGGCAAGCTTGCAATGAAAGGCAGAGACCCCCTGTTCCTTCCCTGCACTCCCAAG GCATGTATTGAACTATTACAACGAAGTGGTGTAAGTATTAAGGGAAAGAAAGCCGTTGTGGTTGGTAGAAGCAACATAGTTGGATTACCAGCTTCATTGCTGCTTTTGAAAGCAGATGCCACAGTTACTATTATTCATTCACACACAAGTCAGCCAGAAAGTATCATACGTGAAGCAGATATTGTTATTGCAGCAGCAGGACAGCCGATGATG aTCAAGGGCAGTTGGATCAAACCTGGAGCTGCAGTGATAGATGTTGGCACAAATGCTGTTGATGACCCAACAAAGAAGTCAGGTTACAGGCTTGTTGGAGATGTAGATTTTGGGGAAGCATCTAAAGTTGCTGGTTGGATTACTCCAGTTCCTGGTGGTGTAGGTCCAATGACAGTCACAATGTTGCTGAAGAATACTTTGGATGGAGCCAAGCGCTACattgaacaaaataattga
- the LOC100784188 gene encoding protein LOW PSII ACCUMULATION 1, chloroplastic, with protein sequence MAVVAVQQFLCFTELNWRNITRPCIPPHSSILLRSRKKIQYSLISCSSSQTPEADTQTAESCVNLGLELFSKGRVKDALAQFEAALSLNPNPVEAQAAYYNKACCHAYRGEGKKAADCLRTALREYDLKFGTILNDPDLASFRALPEFKELQEEARLGGEDIGYSFRRDLKLISEVQAPFRGVRRFFYVAFTAAAGISLFFTLPRLLRAINGGDGAPDLLATAGNAAINIGGIVVLVALFFWDNKKEEEQLAQISRDETLSRLPLCLSTNRVVELVQLRDTVRPVILAGKKETVSLAMQRAERFRTELLRRGVLLVPVIWGEGQETKLEKKGFGLKPKAAEALSSIGEDFEKRAQSITAKSKLKSEIRFKAEVVSPVEWERWIRDQQKSEGVSLGEDVYIILRLDGRVRRSGKGMPDWQQIVKELPPMEAFLSKIER encoded by the exons ATGGCTGTGGTTGCAGTGCAGCAATTCCTATGCTTCACAGAATTAAATTGGAGAAATATAACAAGGCCATGCATTCCCCCTCACAGTTCAATTCTCCTACGTTCACGCAAAAAGATTCAATATTCTCTGATTTCATGCTCTTCATCACAGACCCCAGAAGCTGATACTCAAACTGCTGAATCTTGCGTCAATTTGGGCCTTGAGCTCTTCTCCAAGGGACgg GTTAAAGATGCTTTGGCCCAGTTTGAAGCAGCACTTTCCTTGAACCCTAATCCGGTGGAGGCCCAAGCTGCGTACTACAACAAAGCTTGCTGCCATGCATACAg gggagaaggaaagaaagcagcCGATTGTCTCCGCACTGCTTTGAGGGAATACGATCTAAAATTTGGTACAATTCTCAATGATCCTGACTTGGCCTCTTTCAGAGCTTTGcctgaattcaaagaactacaAGAAGAG GCTAGGCTGGGTGGGGAAGATATCGGCTACAGTTTTCGGCGAGATCTAAAACTTATTAGTGAAGTCCAAGCACCATTTCGTGGGGTTAGGAGATTCTTTTATGTAGCATTTACAGCAGCCGCAGGAATATCATTGTTTTTTACTTTGCCCAGGCTATTACGTGCAATTAATGGTGGTGATGGTGCTCCTGATCTCTTGGCAACTGCTGGGAATGCTGCCATTAATATTGGAG GTATTGTTGTTCTTGTGGCATTATTCTTTTGGGACAATAAAAAAGAGGAGGAACAACTTGCACAAATATCTCGAGATGAGACACTATCAAGGTTGCCTTTGTGCCTTTCAACTAATCGTGTAGTTGAACTTGTGCAGCTACGAGATACAGTTCGACCA gttatATTAGCAGGAAAAAAGGAAACAGTTTCTTTGGCTATGCAAAGAGCAGAGAGATTTCGAACTGAGCTCCTTAGGCGTGGTGTTCTGTTAGTTCCTGTTATCTGGGGAGAAGGTCAGGAAACAAAACTTGAGAAAAAAGGGTTTGGCCTAAAGCCAAAGGCAGCTGAAGCTCTTTCTTCTATTGGG GAAGATTTTGAGAAGAGAGCGCAGTCCATAACTGCAAAATCGAAGTTGAAATCTGAAATTAGGTTCAAGGCTGAGGTTGTATCACCAGTGGAATGGGAACG GTGGATAAGAGATCAGCAGAAGTCTGAAGGAGTTTCACTTGGTGAAGATGTGTACATAATACTTCGCCTAGATGGACGGGTTCGAAGATCAGGGAAG GGTATGCCTGATTGGCAGCAAATTGTGAAGGAGCTACCACCAATGGAGGCATTTTTAAGCAAGATAGAAAGATGA
- the LOC100783119 gene encoding heavy metal-associated isoprenylated plant protein 36, with translation MIYLFNPPLLHVPYFLRNLWLPTNTYTHTHTWINFPRPLLSTPTRYQPTYQMAAKPAEEAPQGETLKYQTWALKVLIHCDGCKRRVKKILQGIDGVYTTEVNSLLHKVTVTGNVDAETLIKRLSRSGRVVELWPEKPPEKKDNKKSGKSNKGGAGDANKEKEDQKNSEPDSDGGGSNEGSKDAPGEDSDKEGHSYECEEGGGGGEGGKKKKKKKKKKNKGENGGSASATPNNNGGGEEISKVEALVPSNLDTSFTPKDLISPPIQHAYPYPPQVYYPPPPAYGLSYNTAYPVSSTASYYVGAPIMPMHAYTTPYSRLPPPPPPSDPIKHYVEDEYESDGYCSIM, from the exons atgatttatttatttaacccCCCCTTGTTGCATGTTCCTTACTTCCTTCGAAACCTTTGGCTACCAacaaacacatacacacacacacacacttggATCAACTTTCCTCGTCCCTTGCTTTCCACTCCAACACGGTACCAACCAACCTACCAAATGGCAGCCAAACCAGCTGAAGAAGCTCCTCAAGGAGAAACCCTCAAGTACCAG ACGTGGGCTTTGAAAGTATTGATCCACTGCGATGGCTGCAAAAGGAGAGTTAAGAAAATTCTTCAGGGAATTGATG GGGTTTATACAACAGAGGTTAATTCTCTGCTGCACAAGGTTACGGTCACCGGTAACGTGGACGCTGAGACTCTCATCAAGAGGCTTTCAAGATCAGGGAGGGTAGTGGAGCTTTGGCCAGAAAAACCACCTGAGAAGAAAGATAATAAGAAGTCTGGGAAATCCAATAAGGGTGGTGCTGGTGATGCTAATAAGGAGAAGGAAGACCAAAAGAATAGTGAACCAGATTCTGATGGTGGTGGTTCAAATGAGGGTTCTAAAGACGCTCCCGGTGAAGATTCTGACAAAGAAGGTCATAGTTATGAATGTGAGGagggaggtggtggtggtgaaggtggcaaaaagaagaaaaagaaaaagaaaaagaagaacaaagGGGAAAACGGTGGTTCTGCATCTGCAACTCCTAATAATAATGGAGGAGGAGAAGAAATTAGTAAAGTTGAAGCATTAGTCCCTTCAAATTTGGACACTTCCTTCACTCCCAAGGATCTTATTAGTCCTCCAATTCAGCATGCTTACCCATATCCACCACAGGTGTATTATCCACCTCCTCCAGCATATGGATTAAGCTATAACACAGCATATCCTGTCTCCAGTACTGCTTCATATTATGTTGGTGCTCCTATCATGCCCATGCATGCTTACACTACTCCATACTCTAGACTGCCACCACCTCCTCCACCATCTGATCCAATCAAGCACTATGTTGAGGATGAGTATGAAAGTGATGGATATTGCTCCATTATGtga
- the LOC100784715 gene encoding rapid alkalinization factor, whose translation MSSVSFLLALFMVVALSIFPSIVGAIGEHRLRWVPETTTPCQSSIEECMAEGEFGMDSESHRRILATSQYISYKALQRNTVPCSRRGASYYNCKPGADANPYTRGCPTITRCRNS comes from the coding sequence ATGTCaagtgtttcttttcttttggccTTGTTCATGGTAGTAGCTTTGTCTATCTTTCCTTCCATAGTGGGTGCAATAGGTGAGCACCGGCTAAGGTGGGTGCCTGAGACAACAACACCATGCCAAAGCTCCATAGAAGAGTGCATGGCAGAAGGTGAGTTTGGAATGGATTCAGAGTCCCACCGGCGCATTCTAGCGACCTCACAATATATAAGCTACAAGGCACTTCAACGTAACACCGTGCCATGCTCTAGGAGGGGTGCTTCCTACTACAACTGCAAGCCAGGTGCAGATGCTAATCCTTACACTCGTGGCTGCCCCACCATCACCCGTTGCCGTAATTCTTAG
- the LOC102661433 gene encoding uncharacterized mitochondrial protein AtMg00310-like, translated as MAGREVLVTAVPRAIPAYCMSTFLIPISLAEEIQRMINSLWWGCNRGEGRGIKWLSWDRLAVRKEFGGMGFRHFFGFSLAMLAKQGWKLASDPDAIISRVFKARYYPQGVFLEASLGHIQTMWRSIQASQVDSNGRESAFEIRGCGVGICSLQPNCFSNEISMRCSKYPSARS; from the exons ATGGCAGGGCGTGAAGTGTTGGTCACAGCCGTGCCGCGAGCAATACCGGCATACTGTATGAGCACCTTTCTAATTCCCATTTCCTTGGCGGAGGAGATCCAGCGCATGATTAATTCGCTTTGGTGGGGCTGTAACCGAGGCGAAGGAAGAGGCATCAAGTGGTTGAGTTGGGATAGATTGGCGGTGAGGAAAGAGTTTGGTGGTATGGGTTTCCGACACTTTTTTGGGTTCAGCCTAGCCATGCTAGCGAAGCAAGGGTGGAAGTTAGCTTCCGACCCAGATGCTATAATTTCGAGAGTTTTCAAAGCTAGATACTACCCTCAAGGGGTCTTCTTGGAGGCTTCGTTAGGCCATATCCAAACTATGTGGCGTAGCATCCAAGCTTCTCAGGTGGACTCAAATGGAAGGGAATCAGCATTTGAGATCCGTGGTTGC GGAGTTGGAATTTGCAGCTTGCAACCCAATTGTTTTAGCAACGAGATATCGATGAGGTGTTCAAAATACCCATCTGCAAGGAGCTAG
- the LOC127898560 gene encoding uncharacterized protein LOC127898560, whose product MKPHVSGESSNLAKESSRSVGEKLHQVCKAAMVAIITDGSNQPSSSSRLLTNQRLSLQSEDPIRTLMFLVSWSHT is encoded by the coding sequence ATGAAACCTCACGTTTCTGGTGAAAGCTCTAATTTGGCCAAGGAGTCTAGCAGATCCGTCGGAGAGAAGCTCCACCAGGTTTGTAAGGCTGCCATGGTGGCAATCATCACCGATGGATCCAACCAACCTAGCAGTAGTAGTAGGCTTCTCACCAATCAAAGGTTGAGCCTCCAATCAGAAGACCCAATTAGAACCTTAATGTTCTTGGTCTCTTGGAGTCACACATAG